One genomic window of Clostridioides sp. ES-S-0054-01 includes the following:
- the miaB gene encoding tRNA (N6-isopentenyl adenosine(37)-C2)-methylthiotransferase MiaB: MSKRKQVTIPIEKIQEQDKYIEQIHRQNEEYFNRTGKRKLVFTQTFGCQMNEHDSEKLCSMLEEMGYQMSMMAEESDLIIYNTCAVRENAELKVYGNLGQLKHLKGKNPNMKIAVCGCMMQQPHVVEELRKKYKHVDLIFGTHNLYKFPQLLTESMNSDKMLVDVWDVDGEVIEGLRSNRKFELKAFVNIMYGCNNFCTYCIVPYTRGRERSRTPEDIINEIKELVANGTKEITLLGQNVDSYGKTLENPVTFAELLRKVNEIEGIERVRFMTSHPKDISDEVIYAIRDCDKVCEFLHLPIQCGSSSLLKKMNRHYTKEYYLEIIEKAKKEVPDIAFSTDLMIGFPGETEEDLLDTLDVVEKVRYDSAFTFIYSKRQGTPAAKMENQIPEEIKHERFNRVLEAVNRISADINNGYKNRIVEVLVEGRSKNNENKFAGRTRQNKLVNFEGGNDDLIGKLVMVRITEPRTFSLNGVLIND; the protein is encoded by the coding sequence GTGAGCAAAAGAAAACAAGTAACAATACCTATAGAGAAAATACAAGAACAAGATAAATATATAGAACAAATACACAGACAAAACGAAGAATACTTCAACAGAACAGGAAAGAGGAAACTCGTGTTTACTCAAACATTTGGATGCCAAATGAATGAACATGATTCAGAAAAATTATGTTCAATGCTAGAAGAAATGGGATACCAAATGTCAATGATGGCTGAAGAAAGTGATTTAATAATATATAACACATGTGCAGTCAGAGAAAATGCAGAGCTAAAAGTATATGGCAACTTAGGACAATTAAAACATCTAAAAGGAAAAAATCCAAATATGAAAATAGCTGTATGTGGGTGTATGATGCAACAGCCACATGTTGTAGAAGAACTAAGAAAAAAATATAAACATGTAGACCTTATATTTGGAACACATAATCTATATAAATTTCCACAATTACTTACAGAATCAATGAATTCTGACAAAATGTTAGTAGATGTATGGGATGTAGATGGAGAGGTAATAGAAGGTCTTAGAAGTAATAGAAAATTTGAACTAAAAGCGTTTGTAAATATAATGTATGGATGCAATAATTTCTGTACGTATTGTATAGTTCCATATACAAGAGGAAGAGAAAGAAGTAGAACTCCTGAAGATATAATTAATGAAATAAAAGAACTTGTAGCAAATGGAACGAAAGAAATAACTTTACTTGGACAAAATGTTGACTCTTATGGTAAGACACTTGAAAATCCAGTTACATTTGCAGAACTTCTAAGAAAAGTAAATGAGATAGAAGGAATTGAAAGAGTTAGATTTATGACATCTCATCCAAAAGATATATCTGATGAAGTAATATACGCAATTAGAGATTGTGATAAGGTATGTGAATTTTTACACTTACCAATACAATGTGGAAGCAGTAGTCTTTTGAAAAAAATGAATAGACATTATACAAAAGAATATTATTTAGAAATAATAGAAAAGGCTAAAAAAGAAGTACCAGACATTGCTTTTTCAACAGATTTAATGATAGGTTTTCCAGGAGAAACAGAAGAAGATTTATTGGATACTTTAGATGTAGTTGAAAAAGTTAGATATGATTCAGCCTTTACATTTATTTATTCCAAAAGACAGGGAACACCTGCTGCTAAAATGGAAAATCAAATACCAGAAGAAATAAAACATGAGAGATTTAATAGAGTGTTAGAAGCTGTAAATAGGATTTCAGCAGATATAAATAATGGATATAAAAATAGAATAGTTGAAGTTTTAGTTGAAGGAAGAAGTAAAAATAATGAGAATAAATTTGCTGGTAGAACTAGACAAAATAAACTTGTAAATTTCGAAGGCGGAAATGATGATTTAATTGGGAAATTAGTTATGGTTAGAATTACTGAACCTAGAACTTTTTCATTAAATGGAGTACTAATAAATGATTAA